Proteins from one Chroococcidiopsis sp. CCMEE 29 genomic window:
- a CDS encoding transposase family protein: protein MDNGVEAWQEWKKGGDIVPYTDLQHLSAAEFKRLCGVSHETFNEMVEVLRPHLERQGRRGGQNKLSVEDQLLMTLEYWREYRSQFHIAISWGLHETTVGRTSKKSKTCWLSAASFGCQVNVICISQAVSGKFW, encoded by the coding sequence TTGGATAATGGGGTAGAGGCATGGCAGGAATGGAAAAAAGGAGGAGACATCGTGCCATACACCGACTTACAACATCTTTCAGCCGCCGAGTTTAAGCGCCTGTGCGGGGTGAGCCATGAAACCTTTAACGAAATGGTAGAGGTGTTGCGACCACATTTAGAGCGTCAAGGTCGGCGGGGAGGACAGAACAAGCTGAGTGTGGAAGACCAACTGTTGATGACATTAGAGTATTGGCGCGAATATCGTAGTCAGTTCCATATTGCCATCAGTTGGGGACTGCACGAGACCACGGTAGGGCGAACATCAAAAAAGTCGAAGACTTGTTGGTTAAGTGCGGCAAGTTTCGGCTGCCAAGTAAACGTCATCTGTATCAGCCAGGCTGTGAGTGGAAAGTTTTGGTGA
- a CDS encoding transposase — MEIERPQKNRNAITVANTSAIRAQLQLVVAWETGQIVCVLVDKGRTHDFKLFKRSRIPFRASQLCLADRGYQGFSKLHRGACTPTKKPKKQPLPTAEKHHIGH, encoded by the coding sequence ATGGAGATTGAGCGCCCCCAAAAAAACAGAAACGCTATTACAGTGGCAAACACAAGTGCCATACGCGCTCAGTTACAACTGGTGGTAGCATGGGAAACAGGGCAGATTGTTTGCGTATTAGTTGACAAGGGCAGAACCCACGACTTTAAGTTATTCAAGCGCAGTCGAATTCCATTCAGAGCGTCGCAGTTGTGTTTAGCTGACCGAGGCTATCAGGGGTTTAGCAAGCTACATAGGGGTGCTTGTACACCAACGAAAAAACCCAAAAAGCAGCCATTGCCAACGGCAGAAAAGCACCACATCGGGCACTAG
- a CDS encoding cupredoxin domain-containing protein produces the protein MLFSKKIFGGLIGLGFLLGVTSNVATAQMSHKMSPHASAEVTTQFRRIEQPLGLKVGVTLGGLILIGSELWWFLFSKKQAKQAESHQGVQEITINVDGGYEPDRVIVKVGQLVRLNFLRRDPSSCLEKVLFPDFHIAADLALDEVTTVEFNPEKPGKYIFTCGMNMFRGAVEVQN, from the coding sequence ATGTTGTTCAGTAAAAAGATTTTTGGCGGCTTGATTGGTTTGGGATTCTTGCTTGGCGTGACCTCAAATGTAGCGACAGCCCAAATGTCACACAAAATGTCACCGCATGCTTCAGCGGAGGTAACTACTCAGTTCCGCCGGATTGAGCAACCTTTAGGATTGAAAGTTGGCGTAACTCTAGGCGGTTTGATTTTGATTGGTTCGGAACTATGGTGGTTCCTCTTCAGTAAAAAGCAAGCGAAGCAGGCTGAATCTCATCAGGGAGTACAAGAGATAACAATTAATGTTGATGGTGGCTATGAACCAGATCGGGTGATTGTCAAAGTTGGTCAACTAGTACGGCTCAACTTCTTGCGCCGCGATCCAAGTAGCTGTCTAGAAAAGGTATTATTCCCTGATTTTCATATTGCTGCTGACTTAGCACTAGATGAAGTCACGACGGTTGAATTCAACCCAGAAAAGCCAGGGAAGTACATTTTCACCTGCGGCATGAATATGTTTCGGGGAGCGGTGGAAGTGCAGAATTGA